In Gemmatimonadota bacterium, a single genomic region encodes these proteins:
- a CDS encoding orotidine-5'-phosphate decarboxylase, which translates to MSTNTSWRGRRWWPSGPPGWPIPVSPSAWRGNGWPVAELVLALDLPDARTALGLLDRVPNVRWVKLGSVLFTRTGSDFIAGLKARGHRVFLDLKWHDIPNTVEGAVRQARDLGVDMVTIHALGGPRMIEAAKVAGGGRVAVIAVTLLTSHGPDDLRAIYGQGPADIGAEVVRLAGMAVGAGADGVVSSPLEAARLRASLGPTALLVTPGIRGATDPAGDQVRTATAQAATEAGATHLVVGRPVLQADDPAAVWADLLGQVG; encoded by the coding sequence ATGTCCACCAATACCTCTTGGCGGGGGCGTCGCTGGTGGCCATCGGGACCGCCGGGTTGGCCGATCCCCGTCTCCCCGAGCGCCTGGCGCGGCAATGGTTGGCCGGTGGCTGAACTCGTCTTGGCCCTTGACCTTCCCGATGCCCGCACCGCCCTTGGTTTGCTGGACCGGGTGCCTAACGTTCGATGGGTCAAGCTCGGGTCGGTGCTGTTCACCCGGACCGGTTCCGATTTCATCGCCGGGTTGAAAGCTCGGGGCCATCGGGTATTTCTGGATCTCAAATGGCATGACATCCCGAACACCGTCGAGGGCGCCGTTCGCCAAGCCCGTGATCTCGGGGTCGATATGGTCACTATTCACGCGCTCGGTGGTCCGAGGATGATTGAAGCGGCCAAGGTCGCCGGCGGAGGGCGGGTGGCGGTGATCGCCGTGACGCTGCTGACGTCCCATGGCCCGGACGACCTCCGGGCCATCTACGGTCAGGGTCCGGCCGACATCGGGGCCGAGGTCGTGCGGCTGGCCGGCATGGCGGTCGGGGCGGGCGCCGACGGCGTCGTGTCGTCGCCTCTGGAGGCGGCCCGGCTTCGGGCCAGCCTCGGCCCAACCGCCCTGTTGGTGACCCCGGGGATCCGCGGAGCGACCGACCCCGCCGGTGACCAGGTCCGGACCGCCACCGCCCAAGCCGCCACCGAGGCTGGGGCGACCCACCTGGTCGTGGGCCGGCCCGTGCTGCAGGCCGATGACCCGGCCGCGGTCTGGGCCGATCTGCTTGGGCAAGTCGGATGA
- a CDS encoding dihydroorotate dehydrogenase — MPATGRFQPLGDPNRSRPGVTTAAPPAPLVLFGTTFSNPVLLAAGTAGFGRELAGVVDLDMLGGLVTKAVSLEPRHGNLPPRVAEFDGGMLNSIGLANPGLAEVASTELPWLRANLAHARVFVNVVGFTEGEYGRVIEGLDPVGGMVGYELNLSCPNTSAGGIEFGADPAAVARIVGLCRAVTRRPLIAKLSPALPDIPGLAAAAVDAGADGITVVNTMPGLVYEGPGPRLGNGNGGVSGPALLPVGLLATTRVRRRLPDIPIIGVGGIRTLEHVHQYLLAGASLVAIGTAGLADPRLPERLARQWLAGG; from the coding sequence ATACCAGCAACGGGTCGGTTCCAACCGCTCGGTGACCCAAACCGGAGCCGGCCAGGCGTGACGACCGCCGCACCCCCGGCCCCCCTGGTCTTGTTCGGCACCACCTTTTCCAATCCTGTCCTGCTCGCCGCCGGTACCGCCGGGTTCGGGCGGGAACTCGCCGGGGTCGTCGACCTCGACATGTTGGGCGGATTGGTCACCAAGGCCGTCTCGCTCGAGCCTCGGCATGGCAACCTCCCGCCCCGGGTCGCTGAGTTCGACGGCGGCATGCTCAACTCGATCGGGCTGGCCAACCCCGGTTTGGCCGAGGTTGCCTCGACGGAACTGCCGTGGCTTCGAGCCAACCTTGCCCACGCCCGAGTCTTCGTCAATGTGGTCGGCTTCACTGAAGGCGAATACGGCCGCGTGATCGAGGGCCTCGATCCGGTTGGCGGCATGGTCGGCTATGAACTCAATTTGTCCTGCCCGAATACCTCAGCAGGTGGCATCGAATTCGGTGCCGATCCGGCTGCGGTGGCCCGGATCGTTGGCCTCTGCCGGGCCGTGACCCGCCGGCCTTTGATCGCCAAACTTTCACCGGCGCTGCCTGACATCCCGGGGCTCGCGGCCGCCGCGGTCGATGCGGGTGCCGACGGGATCACCGTCGTCAACACGATGCCGGGGTTGGTCTACGAAGGGCCGGGCCCTCGACTGGGCAACGGCAACGGCGGCGTCAGTGGTCCGGCCCTCCTGCCGGTCGGACTGCTGGCGACCACCAGGGTTCGTCGGCGGCTGCCCGACATCCCGATCATCGGGGTTGGGGGAATTCGGACCCTCGAACATGTCCACCAATACCTCTTGGCGGGGGCGTCGCTGGTGGCCATCGGGACCGCCGGGTTGGCCGATCCCCGTCTCCCCGAGCGCCTGGCGCGGCAATGGTTGGCCGGTGGCTGA
- a CDS encoding N-acetylmuramoyl-L-alanine amidase gives MIAALLLAVAAVPGASPALPATLVVATPKGDVRIAIRPDVSGPLVSATALVPALGGLASVVGAWAHVEIASQPFRLLLGAPYYTAGGVLKPLVGVAVVRRDSLFLPLDFVTQVLPAELTERFRYDPWSGRLDEARSRRPGPAIASSEPKPPRAADAVRTTLPNGLNRGHVVTIDPGHGGVDPGNPGVFFPRGIKEKDVALQVGLLVRQELLRRGVGVIMTRTTDTLIDLHQRAAFCTERCGLFVSLHVNALPKRAGYTKARGFETFFLADAKTEDAARVAKMENEAIRFEEPKGEQPSGLDFILKDLQLNEYHRESARLAELMQSHAAEVHAGTNRGVKQAGLAVLTTARRPAVLFEMGFSTNPEDARLMTEARSQRNLAASVADAIVSYLIEYQQRVGSNRSVTQTGAGQA, from the coding sequence ATGATCGCGGCCCTGCTGTTGGCCGTCGCGGCAGTGCCCGGTGCTTCGCCGGCGTTGCCGGCGACTCTCGTCGTGGCGACGCCCAAGGGCGATGTCCGGATCGCGATTCGGCCCGACGTGTCGGGCCCCCTGGTCTCCGCGACGGCCTTGGTGCCGGCGTTAGGCGGGCTCGCGTCCGTCGTGGGGGCCTGGGCCCATGTCGAGATTGCGAGTCAGCCGTTTCGGCTCCTGCTTGGTGCGCCGTACTACACCGCCGGCGGCGTCCTCAAACCGTTGGTCGGCGTGGCGGTGGTCCGGCGCGACAGTCTGTTCCTGCCGCTCGACTTCGTCACCCAAGTCCTTCCGGCGGAGCTCACCGAACGGTTCCGCTACGACCCTTGGTCCGGTCGGCTCGATGAGGCTCGTTCGCGCCGCCCCGGGCCCGCCATCGCCTCGAGTGAGCCCAAGCCGCCCCGGGCTGCCGACGCGGTCCGGACGACCCTGCCGAATGGGCTGAACCGGGGGCACGTCGTCACGATCGATCCTGGTCACGGGGGCGTCGATCCCGGAAACCCCGGCGTGTTCTTCCCGCGAGGAATCAAGGAGAAGGACGTGGCGCTTCAGGTTGGGCTCTTGGTGCGCCAGGAACTGCTTCGCCGGGGCGTCGGTGTGATCATGACCCGGACGACCGACACCTTGATCGATCTCCACCAGCGGGCTGCCTTTTGTACCGAACGGTGCGGACTGTTCGTGAGTCTGCATGTCAATGCGTTGCCCAAGCGGGCGGGGTATACGAAGGCCCGCGGCTTCGAGACCTTCTTCCTCGCTGACGCGAAGACGGAAGATGCCGCTCGGGTCGCCAAGATGGAAAACGAGGCGATTCGGTTCGAGGAGCCGAAGGGCGAGCAGCCGAGCGGGCTCGACTTCATCCTCAAAGATCTCCAGCTCAATGAGTACCACCGCGAGTCGGCCCGGCTGGCTGAGTTGATGCAGTCTCACGCGGCGGAGGTCCATGCGGGGACCAACCGCGGTGTCAAGCAAGCGGGGCTTGCGGTACTCACGACGGCGCGGCGGCCGGCGGTTTTGTTCGAGATGGGTTTTAGTACCAATCCGGAGGACGCCCGCCTGATGACCGAGGCTCGGTCGCAGCGGAACCTCGCGGCCTCCGTCGCCGACGCCATCGTCAGCTACCTGATCGAATACCAGCAACGGGTCGGTTCCAACCGCTCGGTGACCCAAACCGGAGCCGGCCAGGCGTGA
- the smpB gene encoding SsrA-binding protein SmpB — protein MSQSPKAPKDDEVRISVARNPRATYDYHILETHEAGLILTGTEVKSLRVGKASIKEAFGLVRNGEVWLEGMHITPYEQGNRYNHAPLRSRKLLLHRREIERLIGATEQKGCTLVPLELYFRGGRAKVALALGKGKKVHDRREDIKRRMADRELARALKVRA, from the coding sequence ATGAGTCAAAGCCCGAAGGCACCCAAAGATGACGAGGTCCGGATTTCGGTGGCACGGAATCCGCGGGCTACGTACGATTATCATATTCTCGAAACCCACGAGGCCGGGCTGATCCTGACCGGAACCGAGGTCAAGAGTCTCCGGGTCGGGAAGGCCTCGATCAAGGAGGCGTTCGGGTTGGTCCGTAACGGCGAGGTCTGGCTGGAAGGCATGCACATCACTCCCTACGAACAGGGGAACCGGTACAACCACGCGCCCCTTCGTTCGCGCAAGCTGCTCCTGCACCGCCGGGAGATCGAGCGGTTGATCGGCGCTACCGAGCAGAAGGGCTGCACCTTGGTGCCGCTGGAACTGTATTTCCGGGGCGGTCGGGCCAAAGTGGCCCTGGCGCTCGGGAAGGGAAAGAAGGTCCATGACCGCCGGGAGGATATCAAACGCCGGATGGCTGACCGTGAATTGGCGCGGGCACTGAAGGTGCGGGCATGA
- a CDS encoding Rrf2 family transcriptional regulator, giving the protein MRITTWTEYSLIISIHLAKRGRGGVAPVAARELAEVERLPADYVEQILLRLRRAGIVESVRGAKGGYFLAADPAAITVGQIMAASEHQTFEMNCESHPVDAERCAPGSACAIRPVWQALQRRIDDFLGSVTLADLLKDERATAPEFVTLTSSPSLA; this is encoded by the coding sequence ATGCGGATTACGACTTGGACCGAATACAGCCTCATCATCTCGATCCATTTGGCCAAACGGGGCCGGGGCGGGGTGGCCCCGGTGGCAGCCCGCGAGCTTGCCGAGGTCGAACGCCTCCCAGCGGACTATGTCGAGCAGATCCTGCTCCGGCTTCGCCGGGCCGGGATCGTCGAGAGCGTTCGAGGGGCCAAGGGTGGGTACTTCCTGGCCGCCGACCCGGCCGCCATCACGGTTGGCCAGATCATGGCGGCCTCGGAGCATCAGACCTTCGAAATGAACTGCGAGAGCCATCCGGTGGACGCCGAGCGGTGCGCTCCGGGCAGTGCCTGCGCAATCCGTCCGGTGTGGCAGGCCTTGCAACGCCGGATCGACGATTTTCTGGGCAGCGTCACCCTCGCGGACTTGCTCAAGGATGAGCGCGCCACCGCCCCGGAATTCGTCACCCTGACTTCCTCACCCAGCCTGGCATAA
- a CDS encoding carboxypeptidase regulatory-like domain-containing protein, producing the protein MRFRFQVLLSLGLAPGLAVGQSVAVRVSGQPAGGALVGALASLQDLGGTRVVQTLTDERGRATLTAPRPGRYRLRVDAIGYQGTVSNPIDLQAGLAPERVVTLEAAPLNLNELVVASTRPAQCELGEARGTAAARLWDEAHKALTGTQITSARPMELEVKTFERRLDTRSRIVSETSDARRATTARPFASIDPDSLSRFGYVQERADGLWFHGPDADLLLSEQFLDDHCFRPANPGPDSSLRVGLEFQPSSSRSVPDISGVLWLDAKTLELRDLQYTYTGVEWPQGTLAIGGRIEFVRLASGGWIVGAWSIRMPVTRRRLVRVGQRDSVAGYREAGGSARAVADLPPVAGATAVVGTVFDSLRARPLAGAVVSLQQGAFADTTDQAGRYRIVSPGTGDYLLTVEHPGFPLVGLAPLRASAQLRRGQTDTTDVATPGLVATLRRLCRLDQLDSSRALLVGIITDSLTGQALADAMITVSSDIKTVARTGRVVSIGSKGTQWEITPGSNGAFQVCGVPRGRPLDVHTKVPGRGPIQRRMGADTVAIRELIIRHPE; encoded by the coding sequence ATGCGCTTCCGGTTCCAGGTCCTTCTGTCACTCGGCCTTGCCCCCGGCCTGGCGGTCGGCCAATCTGTCGCGGTTCGGGTCAGCGGTCAGCCGGCTGGAGGGGCACTCGTGGGTGCGCTCGCGTCCCTGCAGGACCTCGGTGGCACCCGGGTGGTCCAGACCCTGACCGACGAACGGGGCCGGGCCACTTTGACGGCACCCCGGCCCGGCCGGTACCGCCTCCGGGTTGACGCCATCGGATACCAGGGGACCGTCAGCAATCCGATTGATCTGCAAGCCGGTCTGGCCCCCGAACGCGTGGTGACGCTGGAGGCGGCGCCCCTCAACTTGAACGAGTTGGTAGTGGCCAGCACTCGGCCGGCCCAGTGTGAGCTCGGAGAGGCGCGCGGAACGGCGGCGGCTCGCCTCTGGGACGAAGCCCATAAGGCCCTCACGGGCACGCAGATAACCAGCGCCCGGCCGATGGAGCTCGAGGTCAAGACCTTCGAGCGCCGCCTCGATACCCGCAGCCGGATTGTTAGCGAGACGAGTGATGCCCGCCGGGCTACCACGGCCCGGCCTTTCGCCAGCATCGATCCCGACAGCTTGAGTCGTTTCGGCTACGTCCAGGAGCGTGCCGACGGGCTCTGGTTCCACGGTCCCGATGCGGACCTCCTCCTCTCAGAGCAATTCCTGGACGACCACTGCTTCCGCCCGGCCAATCCGGGTCCCGATTCGAGCCTCCGAGTCGGGCTCGAGTTTCAACCGAGCTCGTCGCGATCGGTGCCTGATATTTCCGGCGTGCTGTGGTTGGACGCCAAGACCCTCGAGCTTCGCGACCTCCAGTACACCTATACCGGGGTCGAATGGCCTCAGGGCACCCTGGCAATCGGAGGCCGCATCGAGTTCGTCCGCCTGGCGAGCGGGGGCTGGATCGTCGGGGCTTGGTCGATTCGGATGCCGGTTACCCGCCGCCGCCTGGTTCGAGTCGGGCAGCGCGATAGCGTGGCCGGCTACCGGGAAGCCGGCGGTTCGGCTCGGGCCGTGGCCGATCTCCCTCCGGTCGCGGGGGCGACCGCCGTGGTGGGTACCGTGTTCGACTCGCTCCGAGCGCGTCCGCTGGCCGGCGCCGTGGTGAGCCTCCAGCAGGGGGCCTTTGCGGATACCACCGACCAGGCCGGGCGATATCGAATCGTCTCCCCGGGGACGGGGGACTACCTCCTTACGGTCGAGCACCCCGGGTTCCCCTTGGTCGGACTCGCCCCCCTCCGGGCTTCGGCCCAGCTTCGTCGGGGCCAAACCGACACGACCGACGTCGCGACGCCGGGCCTCGTGGCCACGCTCCGGCGGCTCTGTCGCCTGGATCAACTCGATTCTAGTCGGGCCCTCCTCGTCGGAATTATTACGGACAGCCTAACCGGTCAGGCTTTGGCCGACGCCATGATCACGGTCAGCTCTGACATCAAAACCGTCGCCCGGACGGGCCGGGTAGTATCCATCGGCAGTAAGGGAACCCAATGGGAGATCACGCCGGGCTCCAACGGGGCGTTCCAGGTCTGCGGGGTACCCCGGGGTCGCCCGCTCGACGTCCATACGAAGGTGCCGGGTCGGGGCCCGATCCAACGGCGGATGGGGGCCGATACGGTCGCGATTCGCGAGCTGATCATCCGTCACCCCGAGTAG
- a CDS encoding MFS transporter, which yields MTAPGGGTRPWVMLGLIAAVELLGMAGWFAGGVAAHQLASAWSLTSSEVAWLTSTVQLGFVAGTLTAALLNLADVIPARWYVAGAAIGAALANVSLLWAGGYGAALLTRFLLGFCLAGVYPPAMKMAATWFKDRRGLAIGTVVAALTIGKASPYWVEALGGLSLDAVIGSTAAAAALAGLVVSVGYRDGPFAFPPRPFSWRLVGQIFRIADLRLVTAGYLGHMWELYAFWSFVAVYWAASLPGAGPRAVATLAGLSIAVGAVGCIAGGLAADRVGRERVVLWSLAVSGSAAVASALVFHGPGWLRLVVILVWGVAIIADSAQYSALVTELAPPHAVGTALTLQTSIGFLLTMAAIQMVAGLGGPATPWAFPLLAVGPALGFVAIRMAAKRRVGPAGLSA from the coding sequence GTGACCGCGCCGGGCGGGGGAACCCGCCCCTGGGTGATGCTGGGGCTGATCGCCGCCGTCGAACTCCTCGGCATGGCGGGCTGGTTTGCCGGAGGGGTGGCGGCTCACCAATTGGCTTCCGCGTGGAGCCTCACCAGCTCCGAGGTGGCTTGGCTCACGTCGACGGTGCAACTTGGATTCGTGGCTGGGACGTTAACGGCGGCGCTACTCAATCTGGCCGATGTGATCCCGGCTCGCTGGTACGTCGCGGGGGCCGCCATCGGTGCCGCGCTCGCCAATGTGTCGCTGCTATGGGCGGGAGGCTACGGGGCGGCCCTGCTGACTCGTTTCCTGCTGGGGTTTTGCCTCGCCGGGGTCTATCCGCCGGCGATGAAAATGGCGGCGACCTGGTTCAAGGACCGGCGCGGCCTCGCCATCGGGACGGTCGTCGCGGCCCTGACCATCGGGAAGGCCTCTCCGTATTGGGTCGAAGCGTTAGGCGGCCTGAGTCTCGACGCGGTGATTGGCTCAACGGCCGCTGCGGCTGCGCTGGCCGGACTCGTGGTCTCGGTCGGGTATCGCGACGGTCCGTTCGCGTTTCCGCCCCGGCCATTCTCTTGGCGGCTGGTCGGCCAGATCTTTCGGATCGCTGATCTTCGGCTGGTGACCGCGGGGTACCTCGGGCACATGTGGGAACTCTATGCGTTCTGGAGTTTCGTCGCCGTGTATTGGGCGGCCTCGCTCCCCGGCGCCGGGCCCCGGGCCGTCGCCACGCTGGCCGGTTTGAGCATCGCCGTGGGCGCCGTCGGCTGCATCGCGGGCGGGTTGGCCGCCGACCGGGTTGGCCGCGAGCGGGTCGTGCTCTGGTCGTTGGCCGTCAGCGGCTCAGCCGCAGTGGCCTCGGCGCTGGTGTTCCACGGTCCCGGGTGGCTCCGTCTCGTCGTAATCTTGGTCTGGGGCGTTGCCATCATCGCCGACTCGGCCCAGTATAGCGCGCTGGTCACGGAACTGGCCCCGCCGCACGCCGTCGGGACGGCCCTGACTCTCCAGACCTCGATCGGTTTCTTGCTCACCATGGCGGCCATTCAAATGGTCGCCGGCCTCGGTGGGCCGGCAACGCCCTGGGCATTTCCACTGCTGGCCGTCGGCCCCGCCCTCGGCTTCGTGGCCATTCGGATGGCAGCCAAGCGGCGGGTAGGCCCGGCCGGGTTGAGCGCCTAG
- a CDS encoding enterochelin esterase-like enzyme has protein sequence MRTVRGCGAAIALLVGAGTSLAAQRVDVVVGRGVGSTPITGRAFVIFTRDNSREPRLQAGSYAGGVPFFGVDVSELEAGQPAVIDAATLGFPTKSLRDIPAGSYFVQGLMVVYTKVTPKHGKTIWVPWDQWEGRQWNRTPGNLVSDVQSVTWDPNGSHLTMTLTKVLPPVETLADTRWVKRIKIQSPLLSAWWGKPVYLGATVLLPKGWEDNPTTRYPAIYIQGHFGEGAPFGFNPDGKPETAEARSARTVRSAREPGYEFAQSWSSPAFPKMVAITFQHPTPYYDDSYAVNSANTGPYQDALIQELIPYLEEKFRLIPKSYARLLTGGSTGGWEALALQIQQPKFFGGTWSLYPDGVDFSRNQMIDNYADTNAFMPNAGPNQWLMHDRFLSRAEDGQPQTTVRQMAQLERVLGSRVRGGQQLEAYDATYGPVGDDGYPKPLFDRVTGTIDKSVAAYWRDNGYDLNHYLKQNWSRIGKDLNGKITVWVGDMDNYFLNLGVYKMEETFKALKGQATFQYGRPMKPHGWQPVTNAEMVRQMARHVAKRASVEGR, from the coding sequence ATGCGGACCGTGAGAGGATGCGGGGCGGCGATCGCGCTGCTCGTCGGCGCGGGGACTTCGCTCGCCGCGCAGCGGGTCGACGTCGTGGTCGGCCGGGGCGTCGGCAGCACGCCCATCACTGGACGGGCGTTCGTCATCTTCACTCGCGACAACTCGCGAGAGCCGCGGCTCCAGGCGGGCTCGTACGCCGGCGGGGTCCCATTCTTTGGCGTCGACGTGAGTGAGCTCGAGGCCGGCCAGCCCGCGGTCATCGACGCGGCCACGTTAGGCTTTCCGACCAAAAGCCTCCGCGACATCCCGGCCGGCAGCTACTTCGTCCAGGGCCTGATGGTCGTCTATACCAAGGTCACGCCCAAGCACGGGAAGACGATTTGGGTGCCGTGGGACCAATGGGAGGGCCGCCAATGGAACCGGACCCCGGGCAATTTGGTGAGCGACGTCCAGTCTGTGACCTGGGATCCGAATGGATCCCATCTCACCATGACGCTCACCAAAGTGCTGCCGCCGGTCGAAACCCTGGCCGACACCCGCTGGGTCAAGCGCATCAAGATCCAGAGCCCGCTCCTGTCGGCCTGGTGGGGCAAACCGGTGTACCTCGGCGCCACGGTCCTGCTTCCGAAGGGGTGGGAGGACAACCCGACCACCCGTTATCCAGCGATCTACATCCAGGGCCACTTCGGGGAGGGCGCCCCCTTCGGCTTCAATCCGGATGGCAAACCCGAAACAGCCGAGGCGCGCTCGGCCCGCACCGTCCGCTCGGCCCGCGAGCCGGGGTACGAGTTCGCTCAATCGTGGAGCAGCCCGGCGTTCCCGAAGATGGTGGCCATCACCTTCCAGCACCCCACCCCGTACTACGATGACTCGTACGCGGTGAACTCGGCCAATACCGGCCCCTATCAGGATGCCTTGATTCAGGAACTGATTCCGTATCTCGAGGAGAAGTTCCGGCTGATTCCGAAGTCGTACGCCAGGCTGCTCACCGGGGGGTCAACCGGAGGCTGGGAAGCGCTTGCCCTCCAAATTCAGCAACCGAAGTTTTTCGGCGGCACCTGGTCGCTCTATCCGGATGGGGTCGATTTCTCTCGGAACCAGATGATTGACAACTATGCCGACACCAATGCCTTCATGCCCAATGCCGGTCCCAACCAATGGTTGATGCACGACCGGTTCTTGAGCCGGGCCGAGGACGGCCAGCCGCAAACCACGGTCCGGCAAATGGCCCAGCTCGAGCGGGTCCTCGGGAGCCGGGTCCGGGGCGGGCAGCAGCTGGAGGCCTATGATGCGACCTATGGACCCGTCGGAGATGACGGATATCCGAAGCCCCTGTTCGATCGGGTCACCGGAACGATCGACAAATCGGTCGCCGCATATTGGCGGGACAATGGCTACGATCTCAACCACTACCTCAAGCAGAATTGGTCGAGGATCGGGAAGGACCTGAACGGCAAAATCACCGTCTGGGTTGGCGACATGGATAATTACTTCCTCAATCTTGGCGTGTACAAGATGGAAGAGACGTTCAAGGCGCTGAAAGGGCAGGCCACCTTCCAATACGGCCGCCCGATGAAACCGCACGGGTGGCAGCCGGTCACCAACGCCGAGATGGTGCGCCAGATGGCGCGTCATGTGGCGAAGCGGGCGTCGGTCGAAGGCCGGTGA
- a CDS encoding aspartate ammonia-lyase → MSYRIEKDPLGEKPVPVDALFGIQTVRAVENFPISGLRPLPAFIDAVIWVKRAAAETHRRTGRLDPKLADAIIAAADEVLAGRHRDQFVVDVYQAGAGTSHNMNCNEVLANRANELLGASRGSYAPVHPNDHVNMAQSTNDVIPTAMRLATLAMLPALLEAMTGLAEACLGKGREFDHVLKSGRTHLQDATPIRLGQEFTAYGHTIARHRDKLIEAARWLRPMPIGGTAVGTGLNAEVEYPALMVANLRRLTGLDLEVGDDRIQLMQSMGDIATFSGAIRAYTLDLNKIANDIRLLASGPRTGLAEIRLPEVQPGSSIMPGKVNPSIAEMVNQVCYQVLGFDTTVALAAEAGQLELNVMMPVITHNIVLAMIILANASRQFDVACIRGTEADERQCAYWLERSPALVTALAPRIGYTESAKLAKEAIAAGLTVRDLVAKKGILTGTELEDTLDLRAMTELGVPGGKPLPGGG, encoded by the coding sequence ATGTCATATCGGATCGAAAAAGACCCGCTCGGCGAGAAGCCGGTCCCGGTCGACGCCCTGTTTGGGATCCAAACGGTTCGGGCGGTCGAGAACTTCCCGATTTCCGGTCTACGGCCGCTGCCGGCCTTCATCGATGCCGTCATCTGGGTCAAGCGCGCCGCGGCGGAAACCCACCGGCGAACCGGGCGCCTGGATCCCAAGCTGGCCGATGCCATCATCGCGGCGGCCGACGAAGTCCTCGCCGGCCGCCATCGCGACCAGTTCGTCGTCGACGTGTATCAGGCCGGCGCAGGCACCTCTCACAACATGAACTGTAACGAGGTCCTCGCCAACCGGGCCAACGAACTCTTGGGTGCTTCGCGGGGATCCTACGCACCGGTTCATCCGAATGACCACGTCAACATGGCCCAGAGCACCAACGATGTGATTCCTACGGCCATGCGTCTCGCCACCCTTGCGATGCTGCCCGCGCTGCTCGAAGCCATGACAGGGCTGGCTGAGGCCTGCTTGGGCAAAGGCCGCGAGTTCGACCATGTCCTGAAGTCGGGACGTACCCACCTCCAAGACGCGACCCCGATTCGCCTCGGGCAGGAATTCACGGCCTACGGACACACCATTGCCCGCCACCGCGACAAACTCATCGAGGCGGCCCGGTGGCTTCGGCCCATGCCCATCGGGGGGACGGCCGTTGGCACCGGCTTGAACGCCGAGGTGGAGTATCCGGCCCTGATGGTGGCGAATCTGCGGCGGTTGACCGGCCTCGATCTCGAAGTCGGTGACGACCGGATCCAGTTGATGCAATCGATGGGCGACATCGCCACCTTCAGCGGGGCGATCCGGGCGTATACGCTCGATCTGAACAAGATCGCCAACGATATCAGGCTACTGGCATCGGGACCCCGGACCGGGCTCGCGGAGATCCGCCTTCCCGAAGTTCAGCCCGGGTCGAGTATCATGCCCGGGAAGGTCAACCCGTCGATCGCCGAGATGGTCAATCAGGTGTGCTATCAGGTGCTGGGCTTCGATACCACGGTCGCGTTGGCGGCGGAGGCCGGCCAACTCGAGCTCAACGTGATGATGCCCGTCATCACCCACAACATCGTGCTCGCCATGATCATCCTGGCGAACGCGTCCCGTCAGTTCGACGTGGCCTGCATCCGGGGCACCGAGGCGGACGAGCGCCAGTGCGCGTATTGGCTGGAACGAAGCCCGGCGCTGGTGACGGCGCTGGCCCCGAGAATCGGCTACACTGAGTCCGCCAAGCTCGCCAAGGAGGCGATCGCGGCGGGCTTGACGGTCAGGGACCTGGTTGCCAAGAAGGGGATCCTGACCGGAACCGAACTCGAGGACACCCTCGACCTCCGGGCGATGACCGAACTTGGCGTCCCGGGTGGAAAACCTTTGCCTGGAGGTGGCTGA
- a CDS encoding cupin domain-containing protein gives MTVSVYLIDPVAHATFSAANGTKADLARGDCLFLGLNCFEPGQHQRVHRHDRADKFYLIVSGKARMAVGEDVFEAGPGSLVWAPAGVPHGVLEVHEHTVMIVGLSPPPG, from the coding sequence ATGACCGTGTCAGTCTACTTAATCGATCCGGTGGCCCACGCCACGTTTTCAGCGGCGAACGGAACCAAGGCCGACTTGGCCCGCGGCGACTGCCTGTTCCTCGGCCTCAACTGCTTCGAGCCGGGACAGCACCAACGTGTCCACCGCCACGACCGCGCCGACAAATTCTATCTGATTGTCTCGGGAAAGGCGAGAATGGCCGTCGGTGAGGACGTGTTCGAGGCCGGTCCCGGCTCCCTGGTCTGGGCCCCCGCTGGAGTGCCGCACGGCGTCCTCGAGGTCCATGAGCACACGGTCATGATCGTGGGGCTTTCCCCGCCGCCGGGGTGA